Proteins co-encoded in one Medicago truncatula cultivar Jemalong A17 chromosome 8, MtrunA17r5.0-ANR, whole genome shotgun sequence genomic window:
- the LOC25502472 gene encoding cold-responsive protein kinase 1 — MTLNHTLQVEISTLIGKCRICIGIASGLAFLHEEVQPHIVHGELTSTNILLDKDLTPKISDVGLSKLISVTRVIITASVYAPEVIMTHESDVYSYGILLVEIVGGRYIQSIVEQTWEHYKQKKLVELIDISLNKELCVEEACKYLKIALLCIQD, encoded by the exons ATGACGCTCAACCACACATTGCAGGTTGAAATATCTACTTTGATTGGCAAATGTAGGATATGTATTGGCATTGCAAGTGGGCTTGCGTTTCTCCACGAGGAAGTACAACCGCATATTGTTCACGGGGAACTAACCAGTACCAATATTCTCCTTGACAAAGACCTTACACCTAAGATTTCAGATGTTGGTCTATCAAAACTTATATCCGTGACTCGTGTTATCATCACcgc gtCTGTATATGCACCAGAGGTTATCATGACACATGAATCAGATGTTTACAGTTATGGGATCCTTCTTGTGGAGATAGTTGGTGGGAGATATATCCAATCTATTGTAGAGCAA ACATGGGAGCATTATAAGCAAAAGAAATTGGTGGAGTTGATAGACATATCACTAAACAAGGAGTTGTGTGTGGAGGAGGCTTGTAAATATCTGAAGATTGCCTTGCTTTGCATTCAGGATTGA